One part of the Streptomyces ferrugineus genome encodes these proteins:
- a CDS encoding LCP family protein, translating into MNDRYDAGYGDDQYELVGYDEYGRPVYRQVPQQRPPQQQYDPYAQQGYGYDPYATGAQQQPQSYDSYGAGDTGRQPPAPPYDPYGTGTHSAQYDPYGRTATSGQQPRVAEQTAYIPHQAGPVEEQGTQERGDRDYRTEQFAFVEEPDSDSEDVIDWLKFTENRTERREEAKRRARARVIALVVVLAIAAAGGVGYLWYAGKLPGLTASDDKTSASTPVGAQKREVIVVHLHNTKQGGTSTALLVDNTTTKQATTVLLPNSLALSGDDGTTTTLAKSVDDDGSSGTRDAIDTVLGTEIQGTWRLDTPYLQNLVDLVGNIEVDTNANVPDPDAKSKGAAPLVRKGKAQTLSGKLAVAYATYQGSGEAQNAQLERFGQVMQAVLRKMTSDTQGAITTVQTLGMIIEPPLTDKDLGAFLARLADLAKGGDYKTALMPVQGDGTLSAQASASVVKDVLGGTAKSPDKDAAVRVSVRNASGTRDNTGNARVVLLNGGFTFLEGGTAATAATSKVVYADAADKDNATEVAKTLGLSADAVSKGDVSSNADVSVVLGQDYKPSSS; encoded by the coding sequence GTGAACGACCGATACGACGCGGGGTACGGGGACGACCAGTACGAACTCGTCGGATACGACGAGTACGGGCGGCCGGTGTACCGGCAGGTCCCGCAGCAGCGGCCGCCCCAGCAGCAGTACGACCCCTACGCACAGCAGGGCTACGGTTACGACCCGTACGCGACGGGCGCCCAGCAGCAGCCCCAGTCGTACGACTCCTACGGGGCCGGCGACACCGGTCGGCAGCCGCCCGCGCCGCCCTACGACCCGTACGGCACCGGCACGCACTCGGCGCAGTACGACCCCTATGGCCGTACCGCCACCAGCGGACAGCAGCCGCGCGTCGCCGAGCAGACCGCCTACATCCCGCACCAGGCCGGTCCGGTCGAGGAACAGGGGACCCAGGAGCGCGGCGACCGGGACTACCGCACCGAGCAGTTCGCCTTCGTCGAGGAGCCCGACTCGGACTCCGAGGACGTCATCGACTGGCTGAAGTTCACCGAGAACCGCACCGAGCGCCGCGAGGAGGCCAAGCGACGGGCACGCGCGCGTGTGATCGCCCTCGTGGTCGTCCTGGCGATCGCCGCGGCCGGCGGCGTCGGCTACCTCTGGTACGCCGGGAAGCTGCCGGGCCTCACCGCGTCGGACGACAAGACCAGCGCCTCGACCCCGGTGGGCGCCCAGAAGCGCGAGGTGATCGTCGTCCATCTGCACAACACCAAGCAGGGCGGCACCTCCACGGCGCTGCTGGTCGACAACACCACCACCAAGCAGGCCACCACCGTCCTGCTGCCCAACTCCCTCGCCCTGAGCGGCGACGACGGCACCACGACCACGCTCGCCAAGTCGGTCGACGACGACGGTTCCTCCGGCACCCGCGACGCCATCGACACCGTCCTCGGCACCGAGATCCAGGGCACCTGGCGGCTGGACACCCCCTATCTGCAGAACCTCGTCGACCTGGTCGGCAACATCGAGGTCGACACCAACGCGAACGTCCCCGACCCGGACGCCAAGTCCAAGGGCGCCGCGCCCCTGGTGCGCAAGGGCAAGGCACAGACCCTCAGCGGCAAGCTCGCCGTCGCCTACGCCACCTACCAGGGCTCGGGCGAGGCCCAGAACGCCCAGCTCGAGCGGTTCGGGCAGGTCATGCAGGCCGTGCTGCGCAAGATGACCTCGGACACCCAGGGCGCGATCACCACCGTGCAGACGCTCGGCATGATCATCGAGCCGCCGCTGACCGACAAGGACCTCGGCGCCTTCCTCGCCCGGCTCGCCGACCTCGCCAAGGGCGGCGACTACAAGACGGCCCTGATGCCCGTCCAGGGCGACGGCACACTGAGCGCACAGGCGAGCGCGAGCGTCGTCAAGGACGTCCTCGGCGGCACCGCCAAGAGCCCCGACAAGGACGCCGCCGTCCGCGTGTCCGTGCGCAACGCCAGCGGCACCAGGGACAACACCGGGAACGCGCGCGTGGTGCTGCTCAACGGCGGCTTCACCTTCCTGGAGGGCGGCACCGCGGCCACCGCGGCCACCTCGAAGGTCGTCTACGCCGACGCCGCCGACAAGGACAACGCCACCGAGGTCGCCAAGACCCTGGGCCTGTCCGCGGACGCGGTCAGCAAGGGCGACGTGTCCTCGAACGCGGACGTCTCGGTGGTCCTCGGCCAGGACTACAAGCCGTCGTCCTCGTAG